Proteins co-encoded in one Nicotiana sylvestris chromosome 7, ASM39365v2, whole genome shotgun sequence genomic window:
- the LOC138873093 gene encoding uncharacterized protein has translation MGAWRNSGDASTIWSVTVNYIREVAREVLGASMGVSGGHKGDWWWNEVVQGKVKAKKAMYLKLVGSISEEESRACMERYKEARKEAKLAVTEAKTATYSCMYEESGEKGREKKLF, from the coding sequence atgggagcttggaggaACAGTGGTGACGCAAGCACTATATGGTCAGTGACAGTAAACTATATAAGGGAGgttgcgagagaggtgttaggggccTCGATGGGCGTCTCTGGTgggcacaaaggagactggtggtggaatgaagtggtccaaggtaaagtAAAAGCGAAGAAGGCGATGTACCTGAAGTTAGTGGGGAGCATAAGTGAGGAGGAGAGTCGAGCGTGTATGGAGAGGTATAAGGAAGCTAGGAAGGAAGCTAAGCTGGCAGTCACGGAGGCTAAAACTGCGACTTACAGTTGTATGTACGAGGAATCGGGGGAAAAAGgtagggagaagaagttattctga
- the LOC138873094 gene encoding uncharacterized protein — MDALTHHIQGEVPWCMLFADDIVLIDESQASVNERLDVWRQTLEPKRFKLSKTKAEYMECKFSAEPGKMGVDVRLESQKMKVAKMRILRWMCGNTRMDKIRNVDIQEKVLMAPIDDKMREAMLRWFGHVQRRSPDAPVRRCERLVVEGTRRGRERPKKYWGEVIRQDMARLPISEDMTLDKKMWRSSIRVIG, encoded by the exons ATGGACGCGttaacacaccatattcaaggggaggttccatggtgcatgctattcgccgatgacatagttctgattgatgagtcgcAAGCTAGTGTCAATGAGAGGCTGGATGTTTGGCGACAGACCCTTGAGCCTAAGCGTTTCAAGCTAAGCAAGACGAAGGCGGAATACATGGAGTGTAAGTTTAGCGCTGAGCCGGGGAAAATGGGCGtagatgtgaggcttgaatcacag aagatgaaagtagcaaaaatgaggatattgaggtggatgtgcgggaacactagaatggataagattaggaatgttGATATTCAGGAGAAGGTACTcatggctcccattgatgacaagatgcgggaagcgatgctcagatggttcgggcatgttcagaggagaagcccagatgctccggtaaggaggtgcgAGCGGTTGGTcgtggagggcacgagaagaggtagagagcggcctaagaagtattggggagaggtgatcaggcaggatatggctaGGCTTCcaatttccgaggacatgacacttgataagaagatgtggaggtcgagtattagggttataggttag